Proteins found in one Verrucomicrobiia bacterium genomic segment:
- the pyrR gene encoding bifunctional pyr operon transcriptional regulator/uracil phosphoribosyltransferase PyrR: MQKESPVLDERQVGRVLARISHEISERNAGAKNLVVVGIQTRGALLARRLAKLLSELEGLKVPVGEMDITFYRDDIETRPDRPVVKKTHIPFSIDDKIVILVDDVLFTGRTVRAALDELIDFGRPKAVQLAVLVDRGHRELPIRADYVGKNIPTSQLQEIIVRVKEADRQDSVTLADKKKGRK; the protein is encoded by the coding sequence ATGCAGAAGGAAAGTCCCGTTTTAGACGAACGCCAAGTGGGCCGCGTATTGGCCCGGATTTCCCACGAAATTTCGGAACGCAACGCCGGCGCCAAAAATCTGGTTGTCGTCGGCATCCAAACCCGCGGCGCCCTTTTAGCCCGAAGATTAGCCAAACTGCTTTCCGAACTGGAAGGGCTTAAAGTTCCGGTTGGGGAAATGGACATCACCTTCTACCGCGACGACATCGAAACCCGCCCCGACCGACCGGTAGTCAAAAAAACCCACATTCCGTTCTCCATCGACGACAAAATCGTCATTTTGGTCGATGACGTTTTGTTCACCGGTCGCACGGTGCGCGCCGCCTTGGATGAACTGATCGATTTCGGCCGCCCCAAAGCGGTGCAGTTGGCCGTCTTGGTCGATCGCGGTCACCGGGAGCTGCCCATTCGCGCCGACTACGTCGGCAAAAACATTCCTACTTCCCAATTGCAGGAAATAATCGTCCGGGTCAAAGAGGCCGACCGGCAGGATTCGGTAACGCTGGCGGACAAAAAGAAGGGGCGGAAGTGA
- a CDS encoding aspartate carbamoyltransferase catalytic subunit → MKKFPHKHLLGLEGLTREEIEFVLDTAVTFKEVLERPIKKVPTLRGLTIVNLFYEASTRTRISFELAQKRLSADTVNFSPSGSSVKKGETLKDTVRNLEAMKIDMVVVRHASSGVPYFLTRCLESSIINAGDGAHEHPTQGLLDLYTIREKYGKVEGLRVVIVGDVKHSRVARSNIWGLKAMGASVAVCGPSTLLPVEMEKMGVEVYTDLNKALWGADVVNVLRLQLERMERGFLPTLREYSRLFGINKERLALLNKNYTIMHPGPINRGVEITPEVADSPESVILAQVTNGVAVRMAVLYLLSGQQEEAVA, encoded by the coding sequence GTGAAAAAGTTTCCCCACAAACATCTTTTGGGACTGGAAGGATTGACGCGGGAAGAAATCGAGTTTGTGCTCGATACCGCCGTCACCTTCAAAGAGGTTCTGGAACGCCCGATTAAAAAAGTTCCCACCCTGCGGGGGTTGACCATCGTCAATCTCTTCTACGAGGCCTCCACCCGCACCCGCATCTCCTTCGAACTGGCCCAAAAGCGGCTCTCCGCCGACACGGTGAACTTCTCCCCCTCCGGCTCCTCGGTCAAAAAAGGGGAAACCTTGAAGGACACCGTGCGGAATTTGGAGGCGATGAAAATCGATATGGTGGTGGTACGCCACGCCTCCTCCGGCGTGCCGTACTTTTTGACCCGGTGTTTGGAATCCTCCATCATCAACGCCGGAGACGGCGCTCACGAACATCCGACGCAGGGGCTTCTGGACCTCTATACGATACGGGAAAAATACGGCAAAGTGGAGGGGCTGCGGGTCGTCATCGTCGGCGACGTCAAGCACAGCCGGGTGGCGCGCTCCAACATCTGGGGACTGAAGGCGATGGGGGCCTCCGTCGCCGTTTGCGGGCCTTCCACCCTTCTGCCGGTGGAAATGGAAAAAATGGGGGTCGAGGTTTACACCGATTTGAACAAAGCCCTCTGGGGCGCCGACGTGGTCAATGTTTTGCGTCTGCAACTGGAGCGTATGGAACGCGGCTTTCTCCCCACCCTGCGGGAATATTCCCGCTTGTTTGGTATTAACAAGGAACGGCTGGCTCTCTTGAACAAAAACTACACGATTATGCACCCCGGCCCGATCAACCGCGGCGTGGAAATTACCCCGGAAGTGGCCGACTCGCCGGAGTCGGTGATTTTGGCACAGGTCACCAACGGCGTCGCCGTGCGGATGGCCGTTCTGTATCTTCTCTCCGGCCAGCAGGAGGAAGCGGTTGCCTAA